The following coding sequences are from one Triticum dicoccoides isolate Atlit2015 ecotype Zavitan chromosome 4A, WEW_v2.0, whole genome shotgun sequence window:
- the LOC119288530 gene encoding transcription factor ILI3-like: MSSRRGRITDEEINELISKLQALVPESSRRRSASRSSASKLLKETCGYIKSLHQEVEDLSDRLSELMSTLDETSPQAEIIRGLLR, from the exons atgtCGAGCCGCCGTGGCAGGATCACCGACGAGGAGATCAACGAGCTCATCTCCAAGCTCCAGGCGCTGGTCCCGGAATCATCCCGCCGCCGCTCCGCGAGCCGG TCGTCGGCGTCGAAGCTGCTGAAGGAGACGTGCGGATACATCAAGAGCCTCCACCAGGAGGTCGAGGACCTCTCCGACAGGCTCTCGGAGCTAATGTCGACCTTGGACGAGACCAGCCCCCAGGCCGAGATCATCCGGGGCCTTCTCCGCTAG